Proteins encoded within one genomic window of Gasterosteus aculeatus chromosome 18, fGasAcu3.hap1.1, whole genome shotgun sequence:
- the fsaf1 gene encoding 40S small subunit processome assembly factor 1, whose translation MDRKEDGDCLFLEHVLDKLYEFDDGSKKKSQKKKKRKGCEEEEEFPGVKGHCSDPEDNQEVCVGNEDQQQTGPPIQQASQVEVVTYQDARKKRKTRPTAEPPKVPAKVPNTTDKKESNQPEKLNLEKARLDVHRFGITGYKKEQQRVFEQDRAIMLGARPPKKDYVNYKMLQQQIRDKKQKAKEEVQLDLKKKKKPSNSRTKKNVSSGSGSAPTGQVGRFKNGMLMLNTNDIQKIKGNKRHK comes from the exons ATGGACAGAAAGGAAGACGGAGATTGTCTCTTTCTTGAGCACGTTTTGGATAAACTGTACGAGTTTG ATGATGGATCAAAAAAGAAgtctcaaaagaagaaaaaaagaaaaggctgtgaagaagaggaggagttccctggggtcaaaggtcactgcagtGATCCTGAAGACAACCAAGAAGTTTGTGTTGGAAATGAAGACCAGCAGCAAACAG GTCCACCCATCCAGCAAGCGAGCCAGGTGGAGGTTGTAACGTATCAGGACGCCAGAAAGAAACGGAAAACCAGGCCGACCGCAGAGCCCCCCAAAGTGCCCGCCAAAGTGCCC AATACGACGGACAAGAAGGAAAGCAACCAGCCAGAAAAGCTCAACTTGGAAAAG GCTCGTCTCGATGTCCATCGGTTTGGAATCACCGGCTATAAAAAGGAGCAGCAGCGTGTTTTTGAGCAGGACAGAGCCATCATGCTGGGAGCCAGA CCTCCCAAAAAGGACTACGTCAACTACaagatgctgcagcagcagatcagagacaagaagcagaaagcaAAGGAGGAGGTTCAGCTG GAcctgaagaaaaagaagaagccgaGTAATTCAAG GACCAAGAAGAACGTGTCCTCTGGTTCTGGCTCAGCACCCACAGGTCAGGTGGGACGTTTTAAAAACGGCATGCTGATGCTCAACACCAACGACATCCAGAAAATCAAAGGCAACAAGAGACACAAATAG